One bacterium genomic window, GATTCTGAGCCCGGCGCCTATGGCGAGGGGATTCACCTTTCTGACCGCACTCGTGCACAGGGTGATCTCGCCCGCAGCGACACCATCACGGATACAGTCGGGGGTCGTGTGCTCGTCATGGGCAATCCGGACGAACTCGTCGGGAGTCTCGCCTTTCCGCGCCCGTTCCATACGGGTCATAGACATCGATCCGCCTTTCGTTGTATACATAAAATATCCTAAACTAATAAAGTAACAAAAAAATGGTTTTTTTCCAAGGAGAAACAACAGGCAGACGATTTATGGCATCTGAGAGCTTAGACTTCGGGGACGGGAAAAAGATTCATATGAGTAATAAATACTATCAAACAGTAACCTTGCTGAAATAAGAGCATACACATTTTTGTTCTTTCAGTACTATTTCTTCCTTCTGTTATTTTTTTACCAATTCAATACAAATGGTCAATTCATTTTTTGAACGTTTTTACACAGGTATGGGCCGTATTACTTCTTGACATTTTTTATGGAACATGATTATTTATTAAAACATTACATTTAAAATGGGGATTTCACATGCTGACACAGGCGGACATTTTACGGGAAATCGAGAAACACCGTGAAACACTCAAACGGTTCGGGGTCATGAAACTGGGAATATTCGGTTCGGGTGCACGCGGCGAAACCGACAGCGACAGTGATCTCGATTTTATAGTCGAATTGGGGAAAAAAACGTTTGACGATTACATGGACACCAAGGAGTTTCTCGAAGGACTGTTCAACCGGCCGGTCGATCTTGTTTTAAGCGATGCCATCAAACCGGCTCTTCGCAAAAAAATTCTTGAAGAAACTGTTTATGCCAAGGGATTATAAAGTATTCCTCGAAGATATTATCAAAGCCTCTCAAAATATACTGGACGATACCGAGGGGATGACGTATGCCGGTTTTTTCTCGGATAGGAAAACGTGTGATGCTGTTGTCCGAAATCTTGAAATAATCGGCGAAGCAGTAAAAAACATACCTGAATCAGTCCGCATTGAATATCCTGAAATCCCGTGGAAACGAATTGCCGGCCTCCGCGATATTCTCATTCATGAATATTTCGGCGTGGATAAAGAAATCATCTGGGATGTCATTCAAAATAAAGTTCCGATACTGGAAAAAGCCGTCAGGATAATTCTCGATACGTAATTATCTCAAATTTTTCCCTCTTTATGTTTCTTTAGCCGCTGTTTTATACCCAGAATGTCAGAAACTATCAATCCATTCATTTTTCAAGATTATTTTTGATCTTATCAGTGTAATCAGCGGTTCAGATATCCCCCCGTCATATCCTTATCACGATCTTATTCTTATAGAGCCAGTATGCCAGGTACCAGAACACGAGAAGGCCGAGGTTCTGGAGGATAATCTTTCCGGCAACGCCGAGCGGGACGAGAAACGGCGATGTGAAGATATTGATGAAATCCCTTGTCCAGTCACCGAAGAAATTGGCAAACATGTACATGAATATCGGGTTCATGCCGACGACCACCATGAACCATGTCCATTTTTTGTATCCTTTCACATCCACGAGCCAGTAGAACAGGGCGAGCGCAAGGAGCGACCAGCCGCCGCTCTCGATGATGAACGAGCTCGTGCAGATACGTTTGACAATGGGGGTCAGGGGATCGACCGCAAGACCGAGCAGAACCCCGATCACTCCGGCGACAGCCAGCGCCTTGACCTTCCGCATCTCCGGGCGGCTGCTTTTGAGCACTGTGCCGGCAACGACGCCCCACATGGTGTGAGCGGTCGAGCCGATGAAATTGATGGTGACCCAGCCGCCGCCGCGATTGATTTTGCCCATGAGTACCATGTCCATGAACGAGCCGAGGTTGTGATCCTTCAGCCAGGGATCGGTTACACCGGGAACGGGGATAAAACGGTAGGCAAGATAGTTGAACACGAGGATGGCGAACGAGATGATAATCTGCGTTCTGATGGGTTTACGCATGAACAGGAACGCCACCAGATAGGTGACCGAAAGCTGGGTCAGGACATTCCACAGTTCCCACACGAGTTTCCCGCTGTAATAGCAGTGGAGCATCACACCGAGTAACAGGAGGGTCAGCGACCGCCGTAAGACATGGAGCAGCGACCGGTTCCATGTCTCGCCGTGCTCCCGGCGTTTCGCGAACGAGAACGGCATGGCCACACCGACGATGAACATGAAAAAGGGCTGGATAAGGTCCCAGAAATACATGCCATGCCAGGGATGATGAGTAAACTGACGGGCAATAAATCCAAACGAGGGACTGTCGGTCAGGAATGGTATGCCGAAACCTTCCGAAACGAGGAGAATCATGGTGAATCCGCGAAACGCATCGAGCGATACGAGACGGTTCTGCTGTGAGAGGAGTCTGTTCCCGCTGTCCATGCCTCATGCTCCTGAAATAAGGTGAAATTGCGGTATGATTGTCATGCATACAGGCGGCGGATTTCTCCGGGAATGCCGTAACGATACAGATACACAATAATAATGTTTTCTTTTCGGATTTCAACATGAATTATCTTCATTTCTGTGTTTTTCATGCTGCAGGATTTCGTGGTATGAAAAAATATGTACGCATAATCCTTGCTTATAGTGTATATTATGATCTTCAATGGAATTTTTTTCACGATTGCCGACAACAACTGCTTTTTCATACCACATAACCTTCATAAATCCTACAATTTATGAAAAAGTGGCCCGGTCAACTCACTTAAAGGAGCTATCATGCACACAGCGCAGCCGTTGAAAACCACCCTCTTTATGCTTGTAATCGTATCCCTCCTGATGGCGGCATGCGTGAAAAGCGATAAAAAGGCCGGAGGCCCGATCACCCTGACCACTGATATCGACAAGATCAGCTACAGTATCGGGACCCAGATCGGTACCAACTTCAAACAGAACAAAATCGAAATCAACACGGATATTCTCGCCCGCGCCATAAGCGATGTCATGACCGATCAGAAGATGGCGCTTACCGAAGAAGAAATGCAGGCTGTGCTGGATAAATTCCAGACCGACATGCGGGCAAAAATGGAAGCCTCACGGAATGACGAACTTGCGGCGAATCAGGCCAAGGCAAGCGCCTTCCTCGCTCAGAACGCGGCCAAGCCCGGCATTACCACCCTGCCCGACAGTCTCCAGTACGAGGTCATTACCGAGGGTACCGGACCGAAACCGAAGGATACCGACACGGTCAAAGTGCATTATACCGGTTATCTCGAGGACGGGACCGAGTTCGACAGCTCATACAAACGCAACGAGCCTGCCGAATTCCCGCTCAACAGCGTGATTCCCGGCTGGACCGAAGCCCTGAAACTCATGAAAACCGGCGCTAAGTATAAAATCTACCTTCCGCCGCAGCTCGGTTACGGAGCACGGGGCAACCAGGTCATACCTCCCAATTCCCTGCTCATTTTCGAAATCGAGCTCATCGAAATTGTCAAAAAGTAACGGAATAGAACATATCATACGAGGGGCGGGAACCATTTCCGCCCCTTTTTTATTGTTACAAGCTCAGCGGGAATGGGAACATAAATGCGGAGGGATTATTCGACAGGCGCAGCAAACAGATATCAAAAATTATACACGAAATCCACATAGGGAATACCGGGGAAGAGCATGTCTTTGCCGGTGGTATTGAGAAAGGCAAGGTCTACGCTGATTTCCTCGCCGAAAAACCGGATACCGTATGAGATGAGGACGTTATCGATACCCGGACATATCCAGTTTTCGGTGACGAAGGATGTCCGTCGCGAAAGCCGTTGCTCCCCGCCGAGCACCACGAGGGGTTTATCCGTGAATTTCCCGCCCTCGAGCCCATAACCGAAGCCGAGTGTTATACTGTGGTTCGGAGTTCCATACGTGCCAACGCCATAAAGAACGCTGATGAGCGGCACATTTTCGTTATCCATATCGGGAAATTTCATCACGAGCGCCCCGGCGGCAATATTAAACAATTCAGACTGGTGCAATCTGACCTTCGGGGTAAAATAGAAGACCTGTTTTTTCAGGCTCCCGGAGGGCATGACAGACATTCCCCCGCCGAGCGATACACGGTCGCTCACGCCGTAATTGAATGCCGGAAGAAAGACCTCGTACACGCCAAAATACCCGTCGCCCTTTTTTATCATATGGCCTGTGGGAGCAAAATAGAGCCTCGTCCTGTTCGGATTGGGGAACCAGTACTTCCCGCTGCGAACGGAATCTCCGGGGACTTCCTGAATGCGCTGTATGGATTCCAGCGGAATGGTCAGAGTGCCGTAGGCGGTTTCGAACTCCACCGAAGAGACGCTGATGACCGTAATTTTCCCTATATGGGTCGATCCGTCAGCAGTCGTCATAATCTGGACGTGCCCTGGCTGAGGGACACCGATTGCTGATGAGTGTTTCTCCGCTTCGGCAAACGGTGCCTTTGAGATGCAGACTGTTAAGCACGCGAGAACGCAGAGAATTATAATTGTTTTGGATACTACCATAGGTCATCAGGAAATGTTCAGAAGCCCGTTTTACTCAGATCAAGAGTCGGATGGCAGATTACGCAGGTGACCCCGATTCCGACAGTCATTCGCGCAAGTTTTCCCGGAGCGCTTCCCCCATGGGCTGTATGGCATCCGAAACAGGCTTTCCCTGCAGCCAGATAATTCACCGGCTGGAACACTCCCATGGTGATGATGGCTTCCTTATGGCATTTGAAACAGGCGTTCGCCCTCATGGATCGGAGCATGTCGGATTTCCCGCCATGGCCGCGGTGGCACTGGAGGCAGTCGAGCTGAACGGCTTTCGATTCAAATCCGACACTCAGGAACAGCCCATGCCGGTCGCGGGGATTGATGGCCTTTCTCCCGACAATTTCACGATTGAAATGACATTTCCCGCAGATGAGATTCTTGTCGGTTCCGCTCAGTGACGGGATATGAGGAGGTTTGACCGTGTCGGGATTCCCGATATGGCTGGAAACATTCGCATGACAGGCAGCGCATCCCCCCGGCAACTCCGGAATCGCGGCAATCCGGGGAGTGGTCGCGTGCACGGTTTTCCGCCAGGAATTATATTCGGCCTGATGGCAGAGTCCGCACCGGTCCGGGTCGGGGATATTCTTCGGTGGAACGCCCGTGATTTCCGGTGCTACCCATGCACGGGAACATCCCATGACTCCCGCAAGCATGAAGGCATATAAAAGAATCAGTTTTCGCATTGAAACCGGAATTTCCCCTTTCACAATCGTGAGCAGTCAAAATTTTCCATATACTTATAGTACTCCCGATAAAAAGTTCGGTGGCATAGTTTCTTCCGGTAAAAGCAGACTCAAAATTCCCCTGGGGGACTTCAAGAGGGCTGTCAATGAACCGGGTGAGTCCAAAAGAATCCGGCATCGAATCAATGAACATATTTATTCCGCATAGCATATCTTTGTAAAACGATATTTTCTATAATCTTAACCCGCTCTTTCGCTTACTAGGATAATTCATAAAAATATTTATCCATGGAGACACGCGCAGGAGTAATTCATGAATTACCCCTACAATGTTACATCGGTACAATACGAAACTCAAATCCGCGAAAATCAGCGTTCTATAAAATTTAATGAACAGGCAGGGCTCGTTACTTCTTACAAATCCTGTAGTCTTTTCATCAACCCCCCGAACAGTTGAAACGCAATTTCCACGTACTCCGGTGAAATATATTTCGCCACATCGTCGGGACGGTGCCAGCAGAGATTATTCACTTCACCGACAGGTACCGAATCCACGACAATTCCCCGCGCCTGAATCCCG contains:
- a CDS encoding nucleotidyltransferase family protein, whose amino-acid sequence is MLTQADILREIEKHRETLKRFGVMKLGIFGSGARGETDSDSDLDFIVELGKKTFDDYMDTKEFLEGLFNRPVDLVLSDAIKPALRKKILEETVYAKGL
- a CDS encoding DUF86 domain-containing protein; translation: MPRDYKVFLEDIIKASQNILDDTEGMTYAGFFSDRKTCDAVVRNLEIIGEAVKNIPESVRIEYPEIPWKRIAGLRDILIHEYFGVDKEIIWDVIQNKVPILEKAVRIILDT
- a CDS encoding DUF5009 domain-containing protein, which codes for MDSGNRLLSQQNRLVSLDAFRGFTMILLVSEGFGIPFLTDSPSFGFIARQFTHHPWHGMYFWDLIQPFFMFIVGVAMPFSFAKRREHGETWNRSLLHVLRRSLTLLLLGVMLHCYYSGKLVWELWNVLTQLSVTYLVAFLFMRKPIRTQIIISFAILVFNYLAYRFIPVPGVTDPWLKDHNLGSFMDMVLMGKINRGGGWVTINFIGSTAHTMWGVVAGTVLKSSRPEMRKVKALAVAGVIGVLLGLAVDPLTPIVKRICTSSFIIESGGWSLLALALFYWLVDVKGYKKWTWFMVVVGMNPIFMYMFANFFGDWTRDFINIFTSPFLVPLGVAGKIILQNLGLLVFWYLAYWLYKNKIVIRI
- a CDS encoding FKBP-type peptidyl-prolyl cis-trans isomerase; translation: MHTAQPLKTTLFMLVIVSLLMAACVKSDKKAGGPITLTTDIDKISYSIGTQIGTNFKQNKIEINTDILARAISDVMTDQKMALTEEEMQAVLDKFQTDMRAKMEASRNDELAANQAKASAFLAQNAAKPGITTLPDSLQYEVITEGTGPKPKDTDTVKVHYTGYLEDGTEFDSSYKRNEPAEFPLNSVIPGWTEALKLMKTGAKYKIYLPPQLGYGARGNQVIPPNSLLIFEIELIEIVKK
- a CDS encoding cytochrome c3 family protein → MRKLILLYAFMLAGVMGCSRAWVAPEITGVPPKNIPDPDRCGLCHQAEYNSWRKTVHATTPRIAAIPELPGGCAACHANVSSHIGNPDTVKPPHIPSLSGTDKNLICGKCHFNREIVGRKAINPRDRHGLFLSVGFESKAVQLDCLQCHRGHGGKSDMLRSMRANACFKCHKEAIITMGVFQPVNYLAAGKACFGCHTAHGGSAPGKLARMTVGIGVTCVICHPTLDLSKTGF